A stretch of the Brevundimonas sp. MF30-B genome encodes the following:
- a CDS encoding nicotinate-nucleotide adenylyltransferase has product MFHAGPAPKASGPRRGALRDGLGLQPGMRVGLFGGSFNPAHDGHLHVAETALARLGLDRVVWLVSPQNPLKNAADSAPLADRMASAAAVAHGPSMIVSDFETRAGTSWTIDTLRVLVARHPDVSFVWLMGSDNLAGFHRWRGWSDIMRLMPVAVIARPGSLLDSRTAPGAQRFARFRVPAAQARLLPRLAAPAWTYLTAPLNHRSSTAIRAARDARDADG; this is encoded by the coding sequence CTGTTCCACGCCGGCCCCGCGCCGAAAGCCTCCGGTCCGCGACGGGGCGCCCTGAGAGACGGCCTGGGCCTGCAGCCCGGCATGCGGGTCGGCCTGTTCGGCGGCTCTTTCAATCCCGCGCATGACGGCCACCTGCACGTCGCTGAGACAGCTCTGGCGCGGCTGGGCCTGGATCGGGTGGTGTGGCTCGTATCGCCGCAGAACCCGCTGAAGAACGCCGCCGACAGCGCGCCTCTGGCCGATCGCATGGCGTCGGCGGCGGCTGTCGCCCACGGGCCGTCGATGATCGTGTCGGATTTCGAGACGCGGGCCGGTACTTCGTGGACCATCGACACGCTGCGCGTCCTGGTGGCGCGCCACCCCGACGTGAGTTTTGTCTGGCTGATGGGGTCGGACAATCTGGCCGGATTCCACCGCTGGCGGGGCTGGAGCGACATCATGCGGCTTATGCCTGTGGCGGTGATCGCGCGGCCCGGCAGCCTGCTGGACAGCCGCACCGCGCCGGGCGCCCAGCGTTTCGCCCGCTTCCGCGTGCCGGCCGCGCAGGCGCGTCTGCTGCCGCGCCTGGCGGCGCCGGCCTGGACCTATCTGACGGCCCCGCTGAACCACCGCTCCTCCACCGCCATCCGGGCCGCGCGAGACGCCCGGGACGCCGACGGGTGA
- a CDS encoding pentapeptide repeat-containing protein, with the protein MTFVRRRLTQGELDMFVQAHLRFLEGRSGGRRASLKFLDLSDLNLSEILLDDADLTGSSLENGRLSGARLERAILFGCDLRGADLTGANLRRADIRGACLRGANLSQADLSQADFREGVLAIPHATKGLSAVKNEKMLGIADGASFSGALLDGSRFDGVSAFKADFTDCSMRGARLNGANLKDADLSGAMMDGADVGGANFAGARLRGAVLTGVAMEAARLDRTDLSGVLRTPDAAMKARADVMLEALKDAMAWAESGGVLGRPAVLDSEDLRPLEGQLRGFKLPAISARGACFVGMDLRDTGFQGANLDGADLRCADLRGADLRGARLNGALLSKADLAGASLGPLPLSKTRSMPATLVEARLRYAVMRGCDLTDAVLTGADLAGADLTQASVTAAQLVDARLDRARGLPPEIAAA; encoded by the coding sequence ATGACCTTTGTCCGCCGTCGACTGACCCAGGGCGAACTGGACATGTTCGTCCAGGCCCACCTGCGCTTTTTGGAAGGTCGCTCGGGCGGGCGGCGCGCCAGCCTGAAGTTCCTGGATCTGAGCGACCTGAATCTGTCGGAAATCCTGTTGGACGACGCCGATCTGACGGGTTCGTCGCTGGAGAACGGCCGCCTGTCGGGCGCTCGGCTCGAGCGGGCCATCCTGTTCGGCTGCGATCTGCGCGGGGCGGACCTGACGGGCGCCAATCTGCGCCGTGCCGACATTCGCGGCGCCTGTCTGCGCGGCGCCAATCTGAGCCAGGCGGACCTCAGCCAGGCCGATTTCCGCGAGGGGGTGCTGGCCATTCCGCACGCCACCAAGGGGCTGTCTGCGGTCAAGAACGAGAAGATGCTGGGCATCGCTGACGGCGCCAGCTTCTCGGGCGCTCTTCTCGACGGCTCGCGCTTCGACGGGGTCAGCGCCTTCAAGGCGGACTTCACCGACTGCTCAATGCGCGGCGCCCGGCTGAACGGCGCCAATCTAAAGGATGCAGACCTATCGGGCGCCATGATGGACGGAGCCGATGTGGGCGGCGCCAATTTCGCCGGAGCGCGGTTGCGGGGGGCAGTGCTGACCGGCGTTGCGATGGAGGCTGCCCGTTTGGACAGGACCGACCTGTCCGGCGTGCTGCGCACCCCCGACGCGGCCATGAAGGCGCGGGCCGATGTCATGCTTGAGGCCCTGAAGGATGCGATGGCCTGGGCCGAGAGCGGGGGAGTGCTCGGTCGACCCGCAGTGCTGGACAGCGAGGATCTGAGACCGCTGGAAGGACAGCTGAGAGGGTTCAAACTGCCCGCCATCAGTGCGCGAGGGGCCTGTTTCGTTGGCATGGATCTGCGCGACACCGGCTTCCAGGGCGCGAATCTCGATGGCGCCGATCTGCGCTGCGCGGATCTGCGAGGGGCCGATCTGCGCGGGGCCCGATTGAACGGAGCGCTGTTGAGCAAGGCCGATCTGGCGGGGGCCAGCCTAGGCCCGCTGCCGCTGTCAAAGACCCGCTCGATGCCAGCGACCCTGGTCGAAGCGCGGCTCCGCTACGCCGTCATGCGGGGTTGCGACCTGACCGACGCGGTTCTGACCGGCGCCGACCTGGCGGGTGCGGACCTCACCCAGGCGAGTGTGACCGCCGCTCAGCTTGTCGATGCGCGGTTGGACCGCGCACGGGGCCTGCCGCCGGAAATCGCCGCAGCCTGA
- a CDS encoding pentapeptide repeat-containing protein — protein sequence MAEKPQDIERKKLTQAEVDAICARHDRLWQARPGGARAVFAWMDLSGLDLRGCNLADADFAAACLIGCDLTGARLDNANLFGADLQDAILVEASLRRADLRGACLRGADLTGADLFEADLREGALAAADARLGYRVVEAQNRNVAQAQGATLVGANLQRSKLAGILAQSADFSDAIMKDCKLVRANLKQATFRGADLAGADLSGADLSGADLRDAILVGVKSAMWRTDGAKMEGVLTDDRSSGAPVAEMPAAEMLRDHARWCETGGVEGQPSVFDRVDLRGLGSIVGFNLTALSAKEAVFYGLDMEGVQLQGAHLEGADLRSTRMQGADLRGARLKNARLSGADLRQAQLGPLLIGPERLLAADLTGASLRGADLSGADLHRADMTGADLSRAHLHGANMKQTVLDDARLDGARGLDSLPA from the coding sequence ATGGCGGAGAAGCCCCAGGACATCGAGCGCAAGAAGCTCACCCAAGCCGAGGTCGACGCGATATGCGCGCGGCATGATCGGCTGTGGCAGGCCCGCCCCGGAGGCGCGCGCGCGGTGTTCGCCTGGATGGACCTTTCAGGCCTGGACCTCCGCGGCTGCAACCTCGCCGACGCCGATTTCGCGGCGGCCTGTCTGATCGGATGTGATCTGACGGGGGCGCGGCTGGACAACGCCAACCTTTTCGGGGCCGACCTGCAGGACGCGATCCTGGTCGAGGCCAGTCTGCGCCGAGCCGATCTGCGTGGAGCGTGCCTGCGTGGCGCCGACCTGACCGGCGCAGACCTGTTCGAGGCGGACCTCAGAGAAGGCGCGCTGGCCGCTGCAGATGCGCGGCTGGGTTACCGCGTCGTCGAAGCTCAGAATCGGAACGTCGCCCAAGCCCAGGGAGCAACGCTGGTCGGCGCCAATCTGCAGCGGTCCAAGCTTGCGGGCATTCTGGCCCAGTCAGCCGACTTCTCCGACGCCATCATGAAGGACTGCAAGCTGGTTCGCGCCAATCTCAAGCAGGCCACCTTCCGCGGCGCGGACCTTGCTGGCGCGGACCTTTCGGGGGCGGACCTCTCGGGCGCCGATCTGCGCGACGCCATTCTGGTGGGGGTGAAGTCGGCGATGTGGCGCACCGACGGGGCCAAGATGGAGGGCGTGCTGACCGACGACCGCTCGTCGGGCGCGCCCGTGGCGGAAATGCCGGCCGCCGAGATGCTGCGCGACCATGCCCGGTGGTGCGAAACCGGGGGCGTCGAGGGCCAGCCGTCGGTGTTCGACCGGGTCGATCTGCGCGGCCTGGGCTCGATCGTGGGTTTTAACCTGACCGCCCTGTCGGCCAAGGAGGCGGTTTTCTACGGCCTGGACATGGAAGGGGTGCAGCTTCAGGGCGCGCATCTGGAGGGCGCCGATCTGCGCTCGACCCGAATGCAGGGCGCCGACCTGCGCGGCGCGCGGCTGAAGAACGCTCGCCTGTCGGGGGCTGACCTGCGCCAGGCGCAGCTGGGGCCGTTGCTGATAGGGCCCGAACGGCTGCTGGCGGCCGATCTGACAGGGGCCAGCCTGCGTGGCGCGGACCTGTCGGGCGCGGACCTGCACCGGGCCGACATGACCGGCGCGGACCTAAGCCGGGCGCATCTGCACGGCGCCAATATGAAGCAGACGGTGCTGGACGACGCGCGGCTGGACGGCGCGCGTGGCCTGGACAGCCTGCCCGCATGA
- a CDS encoding DUF4167 domain-containing protein — protein sequence MKRQRGRNRKPGGANNANNANPNRSWDSQGPENIKVRGNAQTVYERYMQLARDASSAGDRVLAENYTQHAEHYFRVLRALQPQRPVSEIAQRELAGQGFDIDFEDESGAQAAAFMAAQQAEQQKQEDEVRRQAERAEREANRDNNRDRDHNRDRDNNRERDANREPSRDRGEDDREPRAEGEGGRRETRRERWERRREERNRRFERDGDAPTEGHADAQGKSGDEARAETVDAPREDAGVQAEAAPQAEARPERAPRRPRTPRVTEASTDDEGPSVLPGFLTRGAPRAESIAETEAVSEKAPPAPRRRAPRKKAEAPADEG from the coding sequence ATGAAGCGTCAACGCGGACGCAACAGAAAGCCCGGCGGCGCCAATAACGCCAACAACGCCAATCCGAACCGGTCCTGGGACTCGCAAGGTCCCGAGAACATCAAGGTGCGGGGCAACGCCCAGACGGTGTACGAGCGCTACATGCAGCTGGCGCGCGACGCCTCGTCTGCCGGCGACCGCGTTCTGGCTGAGAACTACACCCAGCACGCCGAGCACTATTTCCGCGTCCTGCGCGCTCTGCAGCCGCAGCGGCCCGTCAGCGAGATCGCCCAGCGCGAGCTGGCCGGCCAGGGCTTCGACATCGACTTCGAAGACGAGTCCGGCGCCCAGGCGGCCGCCTTCATGGCCGCCCAGCAGGCCGAGCAGCAGAAGCAGGAAGACGAGGTCCGCCGCCAGGCCGAACGCGCCGAGCGCGAGGCCAACCGCGACAATAACCGCGATCGCGACCACAATCGCGACCGTGACAACAACCGTGAGCGCGACGCCAATCGCGAGCCTTCGCGCGATCGCGGCGAGGACGACCGCGAGCCGCGCGCCGAGGGCGAAGGCGGCCGGCGCGAAACGCGCCGCGAACGCTGGGAGCGTCGCCGCGAGGAACGCAATCGCCGCTTCGAACGCGACGGCGACGCCCCGACCGAGGGCCACGCCGACGCTCAGGGCAAATCCGGCGACGAGGCCCGAGCCGAGACCGTCGACGCTCCGCGCGAAGACGCTGGGGTCCAGGCCGAGGCCGCGCCGCAGGCCGAGGCGCGTCCCGAACGGGCGCCGCGCCGTCCGCGCACCCCGCGCGTGACCGAAGCGTCTACCGACGACGAGGGCCCCTCGGTCCTGCCGGGGTTCCTGACGCGTGGCGCGCCGCGTGCTGAGTCCATCGCGGAGACCGAAGCCGTGTCCGAGAAAGCCCCGCCGGCCCCGCGTCGACGCGCGCCGCGGAAAAAGGCCGAAGCCCCTGCCGACGAAGGCTGA